ACGCCATGCCCACGCGGGGGTGGTGCACTACCTGCTCACCGAGCAGGGGCGGGAACTGTGGCCGACCGTGTTCGCACTGACCCAGTGGGGCGAGCGCTGGAGCGCGCCGGAAGAGGGCGCGCGGCGTTCGTTCAGTCACGCCGCCTGCGACGCCGAGCTGGATTCCACCGGCTGGTGCCCCGGTTGCGGGTCCCGGCCCGCGCCGGACGAGCTGATCACTCGCGAGGGCCCCGGGGCGGGGGAGGTCGTGCGCACCGACCGGGTCAGCGCGGCACTGCGCGCCGGGCCCCACCGGATGCTGACCCCGCTGTTCCCGGAACCCGGTTCCACTGCCGCGGAGGGGTCCGCGACGTGAGCACCGAGCTCCCGGTGCGGTGGTGCGGGTGCGGGGTGGGCAATTTTGCCTGCAGCTGCGAGTTTTCCCCAAGCAGGCGGGCAGGGCCGCAGCCGGACGAGTCCGCATCGCCCGCTTTCGACCCCACCCGCCTCGAGGGCCGCGCTGCTGCGCGGCGACCACGGTCGACCGGTCGGCACGCCGCGAGGGACGTGCCATCGATCGGGCACCGCGCGGCGAGCCGTCACCACGCCGTGTTCGGCTCGGGCCACCAGCCCATGTCCTGCATCGGAGTCGCCGGGGAACCGGTCAGCCGGGGGACGACGTCGGTGACCGTGGAGATCTCGTCCCGGGCGATGGCCTGGAACCAGGAGATCCACGCCTCGATCTGCGCGCCGCTGATGCCCAGCTGCCACCGCCGCTTGAAGGCCTCCTCGAGGCTCTCGTCCTCGTAGCGGTAGGGCTTGCCGGTGGATTCGGCGATCCGGGAGACCGCTTCCTGCAGGGTCAGGGCCTCGGGGCCGGTGACGTCGAGGACGGCGCCGTCGTGCTCGGTGTTGCCCTCGTCGAGGGCCACGGCCGTGACCGCGGCGGCGATGTCCTCGTGGGTGACGAAGGC
The sequence above is a segment of the Actinopolyspora saharensis genome. Coding sequences within it:
- a CDS encoding winged helix-turn-helix transcriptional regulator encodes the protein MGLGRGYAGQDCSLARALEVVGERWTLLVLRDCFYGVTQFGDFQVHLDIPRAVLTERLKTLTGAGVLERHAHAGVVHYLLTEQGRELWPTVFALTQWGERWSAPEEGARRSFSHAACDAELDSTGWCPGCGSRPAPDELITREGPGAGEVVRTDRVSAALRAGPHRMLTPLFPEPGSTAAEGSAT